The nucleotide window GTAATTGAGCATTTTTTTGACAAGCGTAACGAAAAAAACGGACATTATGGACAAACACTAATTATATAAAAAAAGCCTTCCATAAATTACAGAAGGCTTAATATTTTAAACTTAAACAAATCATTATAAACTTGTTACATGTTTTGTTAAGCTTGATTTTAAATTTGACGCTTTATTTTTATGAATAATATTTCTTTTAGCAAGTTTGTCAAGCATTGAAGCAACTTTTGGTAATAATTCTGTTGCAGTTGTTTTTTCTTTTGTTTCTCTTAATTCTTTAACTGCATTTCTTGTTGTTTTTGCATAAAACTTATTATGTAATCTTCTTTTTTCGTTTTGTCTTATTCTTTTTTTTGCTGATAAATGATGTGCCATTTTTATTGAATTAAATATATTTTATTAAATTTTTTAGCCACAGAAATTGTCTGCAGCTTTCCAGTAGTCCGTAGGGGAATCGAACCCCTGTTACCAGGATGAAAACCTGGCGTCCTAACCCCTAGACGAACGGACCAAATATTTTACGAACTGCAAAAGTAATATATTTTTTTTTGTTACAAATATTTTTTTAAAAAATATGTAAAATAATTGTTATTTTTTTAACCGGATTAATTCTTACAACAGAAAAAGACTGCAAACGAAAATATTTGGAATAAATAATTATTTATGTTAAACGATAAAAGTAGGCAGTTGACAATATGCAGTTGGCAAAAATTTATTACTTTGCCTACTGCCAATTGTATACTGTCAACTTGCTGATAGTAAAATACATAAATCCTGTTTTAATAAAAAAGTTTGCTAAAATAACAACTAAGTGATAGCGATCTAATGAACACAATATAAAAATTAATAATTCGTAAATAAAGTTTTTCGGGGTAATAGCATAAAGCGCAAATTTCGCAATAATTTAAACAAGGTTCGCAAAATATTCCAGTTAATTTTTTTCTTGAGTGTTATTTTTATTACTAAATCAAACATTGCTGTATTACTGAATTTAAAATTTCAAAAAATTAATTACTATTGTCCGATTAAATAAACCGACGTTTAATATATCGTCTCTACGAGACTTTATTACATAAACTAACTATCTTACTACAAATATTATGTATCCCAAATCAAGTTTAGGACAGGCTCTACGGTGCAATTTTAATAAGTTCCAGAGGAACGAAATATTTGCAGAAATATAATCAACCTAAAAAGCAAGCCCCAGCGGGGCGACATATTAAGAAACATCAATAATAGCAATAGTTTTTATAGCATATGTATAATGTTTGTCGGAAATTAATGTAAATAAAATAAACTTGCCTATACAATAACTGGATTTGTCAGTTAATTATCAGATAGTTATAAAAAATGCTCAATATTTGTCAATATAGATTCTGTATTATTAAAAAAAATATAAATACATTTGTAAAAAAATATAAAAATGGGAATACCAAGATTTTTTAAGATACCAAAACACAGGCAATTTAACTATATTCCTCGCTATTATGACGAGCGTAAAGAAGCTATGGAAGAAAGGCTCAAAAGGGCAAAACGAGAAAATGGAGAAGGTAATGATAAAGAGCCATATAAGCCTAATATCAGAGGACAAATGAGAGGATATTTTAAGAAGAACATTAAAGAAAAAAAACAATCAAATATCAGGTTGTTAGTAATCCTTTTAGTTTTATTTTTAATATCATACTATCTGATATTTTATTAGATTATTTGTACCCGTTCATAATCCCGAGTACTCGGTAGTGGAAATATATGATAAATAATAATTTGTTTGTCGTTTGTTGTTTATCGTTTGATGTTTACTTTTGATATTTTAATAATTTTTCATGACAACATGAAGATATGGAAGTTTGACGTAAATTGTATGAAATTTATACAGGTTTGTTTGGCTCAAAGAAAATATTAGGGAGAGTATTAAAATGATAAGCCAAAAATAAGGGGAGCAAAATAAAAATGGTAGACTTTAAATTTATCAAATTGCTTTTATTAATTATGGCGAACTATTTGATAATCAGGATTTCCTTTTTCGATTAAAATAAAATTTTTTAAACTCTAATAATATATAACGACAAACAACAAACGACAAACAACAAACAACTTAAACCTTATGAACGGTTACAAATAAACATTATAATAATCCATTATTAAATGCCTGATATTATTCAAATCTTACCTGATTCTGTTGCAAATCAAATAGCTGCGGGTGAAGTAATTCAACGCCCTGCTTCGGTTGTTAAAGAGCTTGTAGAGAATGCAATTGATGCCGGGAGTACTGAAATAAAAGTTGTTATAAAAGATTCAGGTAAAACACTAATACAAATTATTGATAATGGTTGCGGTATGAGTGAAACAGATGCCAGATTAGCATTTGAAAGGCATGCAACATCAAAAATAAAAACAGCTAATGACTTATATTGTATCAGGACAATGGGATTTCGCGGCGAAGCATTAGCATCGGTTGCCGCAATAGCACATGTTGAATTAAAAACAAAAAAAGTTGAGGATGAAATAGGCACTTCTATTATTATACATGGCTCTGAACTTATTAGTCAGGAAAGTATTAGTTGTCCTGATGGAAGCAATTTTATTGTAAAGAATCTTTTTTATAATGTACCGGCACGAAGGAAATTCCTGAAGACAAATTCAACAGAATTAAGGCATATTATTGAGGAAATTCAACGTATAGCTTTATCCAATCCTGATATAAAAATAATTTTAATAAATAATAGTGTTGAAATTTACAATTTGCCTGTTTCAAATTTGAAACAAAGAATTGTAAATATTCTTGGAAAAAGTTCAAGCCAGAATTTAATAACAATAAAATCTAAAACAAGCCTTGTAGAAATAAGCGGATATGTTGGAAAACCTGAATTTGCAAGAAAAAGACCAGGTGAACAATTCTTTTTTGTGAATAAAAGATATATGAGACATCCGTATTTTTATAGAGCCGTTTTAAAGGCATATGAAAAAATATTGCCACAGGGTACAATTCCTTCATTTTTTATTTACTTTTCTGCCGACCCAAATACAATTGATATAAATATACATCCGACAAAAACAGAAATAAAATTTGAAGATGAAAAAGTTATTTGGCAAATAATAATGGCTACGGTTAAAGAAGCACTTGGTAAATTTAATATTGTGCCTTCAATTGATTTTGACCAGCAAAATGCACTTAATATTCCGGTTTTTTCGGGAAGTAATGATATTAAAGCTCCTGAAATTACTATTAATCCTGATTATAATCCTTTTGAAGCTAATCATGTTTCAAAAAATGCTAATGACTTTTTAGAACAAGCAAATTTAGAAAGTCGGGAAAAATTATATACAGGTATTGAAGATGTTTCGGATACTGAAAATCAGCAATTGGATTTTGTTAATCCTGAAAATATTAATGAACATAAAAATTTATTTCAGTTAAAAAATAAATATATTATAACATCAGTTAAATCCGGTATGATGATTATTGACCAAAAAAGAGCACATGAACGGATTTTATTTGAGATGTTTATTAAAAAGCTTAAAAAAAATATCAAAACTACTCAAAAAAAATTATTCCCTGTATCAATTGAATTAAACACTTCACATGTTAATTTGTTTAAAGATATATTAGATGATTTAAGAAAAATAGGATTTGAAATATCATTATCTGATAATAATAATTTTGAGGTTTCAGGAGTTCCATCAGAGTTGTTAAATCTTGATGTAAAGGAATATTTTGATGGTTTAATTAAGGACTTAAGTCAGGAAACAATTAATATTAATGAAGAAATTACTAATATGATTATTTCTTCTCTTGCTAAGGCATCTGCAATAAATTATAGAAAATATCTTACAAATGAAGAAATTAGTAATCTTATTGATAATTTATTTGCATGTAGTGAACCAAGTTATACACCAGACGGAAGAATAATTGTTAATATTATTAGTGAAGAAGAAATAACAAAAAAATTCAAATAACAAAAACTTTTTAAAAATGAATAGATTTCAAACAACAGGTTTCGGTAATATTCCGCCCGTAGTAAAAAACCTGTTGATAATAAATGTTTTGTTGCTTATAGCTACTTATGTTCTTGGAAATTTTGGTATTGATTTGGTACAGAAATTAGGTTTGTTTTATTTTAAATCAGAATATTTCAGTCCATACCAGTTTGTTACACATATGTTTATGCACGGCGGAATTGCACACTTGTTTTTTAATATGTTTGCTTTATGGATGTTTGGAAAAGTACTGGAATCGGTATGGGGTAGTAAAAGGTTTTTGATTTATTATTTTATAACAGGATTAGGAGCTGCAGCTTTACATACTTTTGTAAACTGGATAAACCTTTCGTCAATAGAGAATGCTGCTAATGCTTTTTATAATACACCTTCGCCTGAATTATTTTCTACATTTATACGAGAATATATTTCAAATCCAAATCCGGAGGTATATGATTTTATTGCTTCATGGAGTTCTAACCCTGCTAATAATGAATATATAAATCATGCTGTCAGGCTTATAGAAGGGGCAGTTAAGTTTAAAATGAACATTCCGACAGTTGGTGCTTCGGGTGCAGTATTTGGGGTTTTATTAGCATTTGGTATGTTATTTCCAAACACGCAATTAATGTTGCTTTTCCCACCAATTCCTATAAAAGCAAAATATTTTGTTATATTGTATGGAATACTTGAATTATATCTTGGTGTAAGTCAGCAACCGGGTGACAATGTTGCTCATTTTGCTCATCTCGGAGGAATGCTTTTCGGGTTTATACTAATAAAATACTGGAATAAAAAAGGACGTTCATTTTATTAATGGTAACAAATCAGTACTTAAAGTGAACTAAAGTTTAGAGTGCCTAACCTGCCTGCCGGCAGGCAGGAGTTAATTTAATATGGATAATATGAAACTTTAGTTAGCGATTGGTAAGAAATTAAAACTTTTAAGTACTTTAGGCATTCTAAGTATTTTAGACACTTTAAAAAACTGAACTTTTTTGCTAAGACTTCGGCGTGAGCTCAGTCGAACGCAAAGTCGAAGTATAAAGGTACTGAGTAGTTACTATTAATGATATAATTATATTTTGGTTCGGAATTTGTACAGTTGTTTTTAGTGCTTATAAGAAAACTATTAGAAATTTAAGTGTTTGATAAGAAAGCGTCAAAAACAAGGCTTGTGAACCGACCGAAGGGAGCTCATGAACTCCTTTGAAAATTTACTTATGTGAATAACTTTTAAAAGTCAGGAGTCCCGACATATCGGGATGACTGAGTTTTAAGGCGAGTATAACGCAGTTATTGGCGTTTTCTTGCAAACAATATTTAATAAAATTTTACAAGTAGAATAGTTTATGAATATTTTTGATGAAATAAAAGAATCTTTCAAAACGGGGAGTGCATTAACTAAACTAATATACATTAATTTAGCTGTTTTTCTTATTATTAGAATAGTAGGTGTATTTTATTTTTTATTTAATGTTCAGGATATTGAAAGCTTACCAATAGTTGAATGGTTAGCTGTGCCTGCCGGTTTAACTAATTTGTTGTTAAAACCATGGACACTTTTTACATATATGTTTCTTCATCTGGGGTTTTTACATATTCTTTTTAATGTGTTATGTTTGTATTGGTTTGGTAAAATATTTCTTGAATATCTAAGTGAAAAACAATTAGTTGGTGTATATATTCTGGGAGGTTTGGCAGGAGCATTTTTATACATTATTGCATTTAATGGATTTCCTGTTTTTCAACCTGTTTTACAAGATTCATATGCACTTGGAGCATCAGCCGCAGTATTGGCTATTGTTATTGCAATTTCAGTTTATGTTCCTGATTATACCATTCATATTTTATTTTTGGGGCAGGTTAAGTTAAAATATATAGCAATTTTTGCAGTTTCTTTAGATATTTTAAGTATTGCATCAAGTAATGCAGGAGGACATATTGCACATTTGGGTGGAGCAATATTTGGATATTTATATATTCAGAAATATAAACAGGGAAAAGATATATCAGTTGGTTTTAACCGTTTTTTGAATGATATATTATCTATATTTAAAAAAAAGAAAAAAATAAAAGTTAGTTACAAACGTCCAAAAACCGATATAGAATATAATGAAATGAAGGTAAATGAACAAGATGAAATAAACAGAATACTGGATAAAATTTCAAAAGCCGGATATGAAAGTTTATCTAAAACAGAAAAAGAAACATTATTTAAAATAAGCAATAAAAAATAAATCGTAACTAATTAGTGTTAATAATATTAATAAAAGCTTTATTTAAATGCCACAGATTCACAGATTTTATACTTGAAAAATAAAAAATTTGAATTCCTGTTTAGTCTTAATTTATTAAGTATCTT belongs to Bacteroidales bacterium and includes:
- a CDS encoding 30S ribosomal protein S20, whose protein sequence is MAHHLSAKKRIRQNEKRRLHNKFYAKTTRNAVKELRETKEKTTATELLPKVASMLDKLAKRNIIHKNKASNLKSSLTKHVTSL
- the mutL gene encoding DNA mismatch repair endonuclease MutL; the protein is MPDIIQILPDSVANQIAAGEVIQRPASVVKELVENAIDAGSTEIKVVIKDSGKTLIQIIDNGCGMSETDARLAFERHATSKIKTANDLYCIRTMGFRGEALASVAAIAHVELKTKKVEDEIGTSIIIHGSELISQESISCPDGSNFIVKNLFYNVPARRKFLKTNSTELRHIIEEIQRIALSNPDIKIILINNSVEIYNLPVSNLKQRIVNILGKSSSQNLITIKSKTSLVEISGYVGKPEFARKRPGEQFFFVNKRYMRHPYFYRAVLKAYEKILPQGTIPSFFIYFSADPNTIDINIHPTKTEIKFEDEKVIWQIIMATVKEALGKFNIVPSIDFDQQNALNIPVFSGSNDIKAPEITINPDYNPFEANHVSKNANDFLEQANLESREKLYTGIEDVSDTENQQLDFVNPENINEHKNLFQLKNKYIITSVKSGMMIIDQKRAHERILFEMFIKKLKKNIKTTQKKLFPVSIELNTSHVNLFKDILDDLRKIGFEISLSDNNNFEVSGVPSELLNLDVKEYFDGLIKDLSQETININEEITNMIISSLAKASAINYRKYLTNEEISNLIDNLFACSEPSYTPDGRIIVNIISEEEITKKFK
- a CDS encoding rhomboid family intramembrane serine protease, with translation MNRFQTTGFGNIPPVVKNLLIINVLLLIATYVLGNFGIDLVQKLGLFYFKSEYFSPYQFVTHMFMHGGIAHLFFNMFALWMFGKVLESVWGSKRFLIYYFITGLGAAALHTFVNWINLSSIENAANAFYNTPSPELFSTFIREYISNPNPEVYDFIASWSSNPANNEYINHAVRLIEGAVKFKMNIPTVGASGAVFGVLLAFGMLFPNTQLMLLFPPIPIKAKYFVILYGILELYLGVSQQPGDNVAHFAHLGGMLFGFILIKYWNKKGRSFY
- a CDS encoding rhomboid family intramembrane serine protease, whose protein sequence is MNIFDEIKESFKTGSALTKLIYINLAVFLIIRIVGVFYFLFNVQDIESLPIVEWLAVPAGLTNLLLKPWTLFTYMFLHLGFLHILFNVLCLYWFGKIFLEYLSEKQLVGVYILGGLAGAFLYIIAFNGFPVFQPVLQDSYALGASAAVLAIVIAISVYVPDYTIHILFLGQVKLKYIAIFAVSLDILSIASSNAGGHIAHLGGAIFGYLYIQKYKQGKDISVGFNRFLNDILSIFKKKKKIKVSYKRPKTDIEYNEMKVNEQDEINRILDKISKAGYESLSKTEKETLFKISNKK